The segment ACTATGCCTGAATTACCAAAAGCCTATAATCCAGCAAATTATGAAGACTCTATAAATCGTCTCTGGCAAGAGTCTGGTTTTTTTAATCCAGATAATTTGGACCTGCCTGAAAATGCGCCTGCCTATACAATAATTTTACCGCCACCAAATGTAACTGATCGATTACACCTTGGACATGCTTCAATGTTGGCGATTCAAGACTTATTAATTCGTTTTCACCGAATGCAGGGTTTTCGTACTTTATGGGTGCCGGGAACAGATCATGCAGCCATTGCCACCCAAACTGTGGTGGAACGAAAAATTTATAAAGAAGAAGGAAAAACTCGTCATGACCTTGGTCGCGAAGAATTTCTTAAACGAGTGAAAGCCTTTGCCCTGGAAAACCAAAGCACGATTATAAATCAGATTAAATCTTTTGGGGCTTCACTTGATTGGTCACGTTTAGCATTTACGCTTGATGAAGAGCGTCAAACTGCTGTTCGTCAGATGTTTGTTGATATGTATGAGGCAGGCGCAATCTATCGTGGTGAGCGTATTGTTAATTGGTGCCCACATTGTCAATCAACTTTGGCTGATGATGAAGTTGAATATAAGACTGAAAAGACAGTATTATATACTTTTAAATATTGGCCTGACTTTCCGATAGCAATCTCATCTACTCGTCCGGAAACAAAATTAGGCGATACAGCCGTGGCAGTTAATCCAAGCGATGATCGCTATAAGCAATATATTGGCCAAGAATTTTCTGGCGATTTTTGTGGTCAGGCTCTTACTATAAAAATTATTGCGGATCGAGAAGTTGATATGAGTTTTGGTACTGGTGCTTTGGGAGTTACTCCGGCTCATTCACATACTGATTGGCGGATGGCAGAGGAAAATAATCTAATGATTATTAAAGTTATTGACGAGACTGGAAAAATAAAAAAGGAATTTGGGGATTTTTCTAACCTTTCAGTGATTGAAGCCCGAGAAAAAATTATTACCCATTTACGTGAACAGAACCTCATTAGTCAAGAAGAAGAGACTGAACATAATCTTTCTGTTTGTTATCGCTGTGGAACACCAATTGAGCCCTTGCCTTCAAAACAATGGTTTGTAGCAGTTGGCAAACCATTAGAAAAATTAGGCGGAAAGTCATTAAAAGCCAAAGCTTTGGAAGTTTCCGAGGCCGGAAAAATATCTTTTACCCCTGACCGTTTTAAAAAGCGTTATGAGGATTGGATGAAAAATTTACGTGATTGGTGTATTAGTCGTCAGATTTGGTTTGGACACTCTATTCCAGTTTGGTATCGAGGTGATGAAGTATATGTTGGCTTGCAAGCACCAGAGGGAGATGATTGGAAACAGGACACAGATACTCTTGATACCTGGTTTTCTTCTGGTATGTGGACTTTCTCCACATTAGGTTGGGCAACCTCTGCTAAAGCTTCGGCGCGCCAAGGGCATGTTTCTAAAGATGAGAATAAAACAGGCGACTTAGCTAAATTTCATCCAACCGATGTCCTTGAAACAGGTTATGAAATTATTACGCTCTGGGTCTCGCGTATGATTATGATGTCATTATTTGCTTTGGATGAGATTCCTTTTAAAAATGTCTATTTACATGGAATGGTTTTGGATGCTTTGGGAAAAAAAATGAGCAAGAGTAAAGGTAATGGCATTGATCCTCTAGAAGTTAGTCATGAGTATGGGACAGATGCTGTTCGTTTGGCTTTGTTGGTTGGTAATACGCCTGGGGTTGATGTGCGATTAAGCAAAGAAAAGATTGGTAGCTATAGAAATTTTACAAATAAACTTTGGAATATCAGTCGGTATATTTTAAGTCAGGAAGTTGAGAGTAATAATAAAAATGAAACCTTGGCTGATCGTTGGATTCAGTCTCGACTACAAAAAACAATTGAGAAAGTTGGATTAAAGATTAGAAATTTTGAGTTTTCAGAGGCAGGTGAAATCCTGCAATCTTTTACCTTATCCGATTTAGCAGATT is part of the Candidatus Falkowbacteria bacterium genome and harbors:
- a CDS encoding valine--tRNA ligase, with amino-acid sequence MPELPKAYNPANYEDSINRLWQESGFFNPDNLDLPENAPAYTIILPPPNVTDRLHLGHASMLAIQDLLIRFHRMQGFRTLWVPGTDHAAIATQTVVERKIYKEEGKTRHDLGREEFLKRVKAFALENQSTIINQIKSFGASLDWSRLAFTLDEERQTAVRQMFVDMYEAGAIYRGERIVNWCPHCQSTLADDEVEYKTEKTVLYTFKYWPDFPIAISSTRPETKLGDTAVAVNPSDDRYKQYIGQEFSGDFCGQALTIKIIADREVDMSFGTGALGVTPAHSHTDWRMAEENNLMIIKVIDETGKIKKEFGDFSNLSVIEAREKIITHLREQNLISQEEETEHNLSVCYRCGTPIEPLPSKQWFVAVGKPLEKLGGKSLKAKALEVSEAGKISFTPDRFKKRYEDWMKNLRDWCISRQIWFGHSIPVWYRGDEVYVGLQAPEGDDWKQDTDTLDTWFSSGMWTFSTLGWATSAKASARQGHVSKDENKTGDLAKFHPTDVLETGYEIITLWVSRMIMMSLFALDEIPFKNVYLHGMVLDALGKKMSKSKGNGIDPLEVSHEYGTDAVRLALLVGNTPGVDVRLSKEKIGSYRNFTNKLWNISRYILSQEVESNNKNETLADRWIQSRLQKTIEKVGLKIRNFEFSEAGEILQSFTLSDLADWYLEVTKFKKGNSANLLPKILETLLKLWHPFMPFVTETIWKEGSFGESLLMVAEWPTADTFPINQEAETDFEVIQKVISAIRTLRSENRLEPAVKLKTTIYAGSNTNLLLDSENLISSLKTGVGELVIRAEGEAPQDALFAALEGIEIYIEAPIDSAAEKIRLEKEIEYVKNGILSIEKKLSNIEFKDKAPAEIIASEENKLVEYKIILKKLSDQRLVLD